Below is a genomic region from Bacillus marinisedimentorum.
TTAATTCGTACGTTTTGGATGTTATATAAGAAAGAATTCAAAAGCTCGAACATTCTTGGATTGGCTCTATCCATAATGGGGCTTGTGCTTTATATGGACTATAAGTTTTTCCAGTCATCTGAACAGCTGATCTTTCAGTTACTTTCATATATGTTAATCTTCTTTATTTTTATTTACTTTATTGTTTTGATATATATTTTCCCTCTGTTTGTCCATTATGACCTGAACATCAGAGATTATTTTAAGAATTCTTTTTTAATCGCTGTATCAAGTCCTGTTGAAACACTGGGTATGATTGGGAGCATATTGGTGATTACATATGCGACTTATCTTTTTCCGGGTATCTTTTCGTTTTTCATCCC
It encodes:
- a CDS encoding YesL family protein; the encoded protein is MIKNGFSGFLYVSSEWIMRFGIATVLWAVFTILGFFIFGIMPATAALFGLARKWVIGERDAPLIRTFWMLYKKEFKSSNILGLALSIMGLVLYMDYKFFQSSEQLIFQLLSYMLIFFIFIYFIVLIYIFPLFVHYDLNIRDYFKNSFLIAVSSPVETLGMIGSILVITYATYLFPGIFSFFIPSIVAFTLVWFANKVFKKVERKIDALV